The proteins below come from a single Streptomyces sp. MRC013 genomic window:
- a CDS encoding Gfo/Idh/MocA family oxidoreductase: MTAEATLRAGLVGLGSMGRHHARVLAGLEGVELVGVVDPMGDKNGWAQGAPVLATVEELLALGVDYAVVACPTALHEEVGLKLAEAGVCALVEKPVADTVEGARRLVEAFESRGLVAGVGHIERCNPALRSLRSRLEAGELGDVYQVVTRRQGPFPHRIADVGVVKDLATHDIDLTGWVTGQTYTSIAAHTVSKSGRPHEDMVSAVGQLSDGTMVSHLVNWLSPLKERFTSVTGERGCFVADTLTADLTFHSNAAVATEWEALRAFRGVAEGDMVRYAIPKREPLLVEHELFRDAVLGRSDDICTLRQGLRTVEVAAAVLESAATGATVRLDGSAQG; the protein is encoded by the coding sequence GTGACCGCCGAAGCCACGCTCCGGGCCGGCCTCGTCGGCCTCGGCTCCATGGGCCGCCACCACGCCCGCGTCCTCGCCGGGCTGGAGGGCGTCGAGCTCGTCGGCGTCGTCGACCCGATGGGCGACAAGAACGGCTGGGCGCAGGGCGCCCCCGTCCTCGCCACCGTCGAGGAGCTGCTCGCCCTCGGCGTGGACTACGCCGTCGTCGCCTGCCCGACCGCCCTCCACGAGGAGGTCGGCCTGAAGCTGGCCGAAGCCGGCGTGTGCGCGCTCGTCGAGAAGCCCGTCGCGGACACCGTCGAGGGTGCCCGCCGCCTCGTCGAGGCGTTCGAGTCGCGCGGCCTGGTCGCCGGCGTCGGCCACATCGAGCGGTGCAACCCGGCGCTGCGCTCCCTGCGCAGCCGCCTGGAGGCCGGCGAGCTGGGCGACGTGTACCAGGTCGTCACGCGCCGCCAGGGCCCCTTCCCGCACCGCATCGCCGACGTCGGCGTCGTCAAGGACCTGGCGACCCACGACATCGACCTCACCGGCTGGGTCACCGGCCAGACGTACACCTCGATCGCCGCGCACACGGTGTCCAAGTCGGGCCGCCCGCACGAGGACATGGTCTCCGCCGTCGGCCAGCTCTCCGACGGGACCATGGTCAGCCACCTGGTCAACTGGCTGAGCCCGCTCAAGGAGCGCTTCACGTCCGTCACCGGTGAGCGCGGCTGCTTCGTCGCCGACACCCTCACCGCCGACCTGACGTTCCACTCCAACGCCGCCGTCGCCACCGAGTGGGAGGCACTGCGCGCCTTCCGCGGCGTCGCCGAGGGCGACATGGTCCGGTACGCGATCCCGAAGCGCGAGCCGCTGCTCGTGGAGCACGAACTGTTCCGCGACGCGGTCCTCGGCAGGTCCGACGACATCTGCACGCTGCGGCAGGGCCTGCGGACCGTGGAGGTCGCCGCGGCGGTCCTGGAATCCGCGGCGACCGGTGCCACCGTCCGCCTCGACGGCTCCGCCCAGGGGTAG
- a CDS encoding glycosyltransferase, giving the protein MTRPDVTVVVAVYNTMPYLTDCLNSLVKQSIGADRLEIVAVDDGSTDDSGRELDRFAERYPGLVKVVHQANSGGPAAPSNRALEVATGRYVYFVGSDDYLGRQALERMVDYADEHGSDVVVGKMVGTNGRYVHQALFKENTPDVSLYDSALPFSLANTKLFRRDFVEEHKLRFPEDMPVGSDQPFTIEACVRARRISVLADYTCYYAVKRGDASNITYRSGHLSRLRCTARMMEHAAKLIEAGPKRDWVLRRHFTWELAKLVQDDFPSLDHDTRVEVCAGIAELADAYFTDALRDSMDVRRRVRIALARRGAVDLLIRAIEDEAERGAPPMLLEDGRAYVRYPGFRDPALGLPDRLFEVIGEAVPGQLADGTGLVSAAWEQEGEEMAVSLAVRVPVTGETASATVRLAGEPMPKSADRPGGRRVPVGTGLPPLLGETRREEAADGTGTVLLARIPLQPVRAGLGVRAYVDVAGSTYEIPVKTRGVPLPLARRWRERVPYRVSATADAKGRLVITTAPLWKPPPGAALRLRRVLSRVKRKLTR; this is encoded by the coding sequence TTGACCAGACCTGATGTCACCGTCGTGGTGGCGGTCTACAACACGATGCCGTACCTGACGGACTGCCTGAACTCGCTCGTCAAGCAGAGCATCGGCGCCGACCGCCTGGAGATCGTGGCCGTCGACGACGGCTCGACCGACGACAGCGGCCGGGAACTCGACCGCTTCGCGGAGCGGTACCCCGGCCTCGTGAAGGTCGTCCACCAGGCCAACTCCGGGGGCCCGGCCGCGCCCAGCAACCGGGCCCTGGAGGTGGCCACCGGCCGCTACGTGTACTTCGTCGGCTCCGACGACTACCTCGGCCGGCAGGCCCTGGAACGCATGGTGGACTACGCCGACGAGCACGGCTCCGACGTCGTCGTCGGCAAGATGGTCGGCACCAACGGCCGGTACGTCCACCAGGCGCTCTTCAAGGAGAACACCCCGGACGTCAGTCTGTACGACTCGGCGCTGCCGTTCTCGCTGGCCAACACCAAGCTGTTCCGGCGGGACTTCGTGGAGGAGCACAAGCTGCGCTTCCCCGAGGACATGCCGGTCGGCTCCGACCAGCCGTTCACCATAGAGGCGTGCGTCCGCGCCCGGCGGATCTCCGTCCTGGCGGACTACACGTGCTACTACGCCGTGAAGCGCGGCGACGCGTCCAACATCACCTACCGCTCCGGCCACCTGTCCCGGCTGCGCTGCACCGCCCGGATGATGGAGCACGCGGCGAAGCTGATCGAGGCCGGCCCGAAGCGGGACTGGGTCCTCAGGCGGCACTTCACCTGGGAGCTGGCCAAGCTCGTCCAGGACGACTTCCCGTCCCTGGACCACGACACCCGGGTCGAGGTGTGCGCCGGCATCGCGGAACTGGCCGACGCGTACTTCACCGACGCCCTGCGCGACTCGATGGACGTCAGGCGGCGGGTGCGGATCGCCCTCGCCCGGCGCGGTGCCGTGGACCTGCTGATCCGCGCCATAGAGGACGAGGCGGAGCGCGGCGCCCCGCCGATGCTCCTGGAGGACGGCCGCGCGTACGTGCGCTACCCCGGCTTCCGCGACCCCGCCCTCGGCCTGCCCGACCGGCTGTTCGAGGTGATCGGCGAGGCCGTCCCCGGGCAGCTCGCCGACGGCACGGGCCTGGTCTCCGCCGCGTGGGAGCAGGAGGGTGAGGAGATGGCCGTCTCCCTCGCCGTCCGCGTCCCCGTCACCGGCGAGACCGCGTCCGCGACCGTCCGCCTCGCCGGCGAGCCCATGCCGAAGAGCGCCGACAGGCCCGGCGGCCGGCGCGTCCCGGTCGGCACCGGGCTGCCCCCGCTCCTCGGGGAGACCCGCCGGGAGGAGGCGGCGGACGGCACCGGGACGGTGCTGCTGGCCCGCATCCCGCTCCAGCCGGTCCGGGCCGGCCTCGGCGTCCGCGCCTACGTGGATGTGGCAGGCTCGACGTACGAGATCCCCGTCAAGACCCGGGGGGTGCCGCTGCCCCTGGCCCGGCGCTGGCGCGAGAGGGTCCCGTACCGGGTCTCCGCCACCGCGGACGCCAAGGGGCGGCTGGTCATCACCACGGCCCCGCTGTGGAAGCCCCCGCCCGGCGCCGCCCTGCGACTGCGCCGCGTCCTGTCCCGCGTGAAGAGGAAACTGACCCGATGA
- the wecB gene encoding UDP-N-acetylglucosamine 2-epimerase (non-hydrolyzing) — MKVISIVGARPQLVKLAPIAAAFAETEHEHFIVHTGQHYDADLSDVFFQGLGIPDPDVHLGVGSGSHGVQTGSVLSALDPVLEREKPDWVLVYGDTNSTIAGALSAVKMHLPVAHLEAGLRSFNRRMPEEHNRVLTDHCADVLLAPTEEAMRHLADEGLKDRAVLAGDVMVDICLRIRDAVLAGEHPAPALPEGIDPSQPFLLATIHRPDNTDDPERLAAVVDSLAALPLPVALLAHPRLVARARQHGVELAKGSVRVGRPLPYAGLVAAVLASAGVVTDSGGLQKEAFLLERVTTTIRPETEWVETVGTGWNVLVPDPHALPADEWAATVTRAVPTADKGAPYGDGRAAHNVVRILEEWQSTVRSDG, encoded by the coding sequence GTGAAAGTCATCAGCATCGTCGGCGCCCGTCCCCAACTGGTGAAGCTCGCGCCCATCGCGGCCGCGTTCGCGGAGACGGAGCACGAGCACTTCATTGTGCACACCGGGCAGCACTACGACGCCGACCTCTCGGACGTCTTCTTCCAGGGTCTCGGCATCCCCGACCCGGACGTCCACCTCGGTGTCGGCTCCGGCAGCCACGGCGTGCAGACCGGCTCCGTGCTCTCCGCGCTCGACCCGGTCCTGGAGCGGGAGAAGCCCGACTGGGTCCTCGTCTACGGCGACACGAACTCCACCATCGCCGGCGCCCTGTCCGCGGTGAAGATGCACCTGCCCGTCGCGCACCTGGAGGCGGGCCTGCGCTCCTTCAACCGGCGCATGCCGGAGGAGCACAACCGCGTCCTCACCGACCACTGCGCCGACGTGCTCCTCGCCCCGACCGAGGAGGCCATGCGCCACCTCGCCGACGAGGGCCTGAAGGACCGCGCCGTCCTCGCCGGCGACGTCATGGTCGACATCTGCCTGCGCATCCGCGACGCCGTCCTCGCCGGCGAGCACCCCGCCCCGGCCCTGCCCGAGGGCATCGACCCGTCGCAGCCCTTCCTGCTGGCCACGATCCACCGGCCGGACAACACCGACGACCCCGAGCGCCTCGCCGCGGTCGTCGACTCGCTGGCCGCGCTGCCGCTGCCGGTCGCGCTGCTCGCCCACCCGCGCCTGGTCGCCCGCGCCCGGCAGCACGGCGTCGAACTGGCGAAGGGCTCCGTCCGCGTCGGCCGCCCCCTGCCGTACGCCGGTCTCGTCGCCGCCGTACTGGCCTCCGCCGGCGTCGTCACCGACTCCGGCGGCCTGCAGAAGGAGGCGTTCCTGCTGGAGCGCGTCACCACCACCATCCGCCCGGAGACGGAGTGGGTCGAGACGGTCGGGACCGGCTGGAACGTCCTCGTCCCCGACCCGCACGCGCTCCCCGCCGACGAATGGGCCGCCACGGTCACCCGCGCCGTGCCCACCGCCGACAAGGGCGCCCCGTACGGCGACGGGCGCGCCGCGCACAACGTCGTCCGCATCCTCGAGGAATGGCAGAGCACCGTCCGCAGCGACGGCTGA